The Sorangiineae bacterium MSr11954 DNA segment GAGCAATTGGGATATGCAGGAATCACATCGACTCCGAAGGGAGGCGCTCCGCCTGGGCGTGACTCGTTTCTTTTCGGATCGAAGAGGGGTGAGTGCCGTCGAATATGCGCTGCTCGTCGTCGCCATTCTTCTGGTGGTGGCCGGCGGTTATCGTGTGCTGGGCGCCCAGAACGCGAAGTCCGTCTCGGTCGCGACCGCAACACTTTATGGGCACACGAGCTCGAATCCTTCCGGCGGCGGTGGATCCATCCCGACGGGCGGCGGCGGTCATGGAAGTCCGGGCGGGGGGAACGTCGTTTGCGAAGGTGCCTCGTGCCGGGGACCGGGGGCATGTTTCGTCGCCGGAACCCTGGTCGCCACGCCATCTGGCGAGCACCCCATCGAAAGCCTCCGCGAAGGCGACCTCGTGTTCGCCCGCGGCGAGTCGCCCGACGATGCCGTCCGCGCGCGTCCCGTGGTACGCACCCTGGTGCGACCCGCGCCCTCGCTGGTGGACGTGCACATCGTACACATCGACGGCGAGCACGAACGCGTCCGATCCACGCCGGACCATCCGTATCGCACGCTCGATCGAGGGTGGTCGGTCGCAGGGGATCTGGTCGGCGGCGATACGCTGATCGAGCGATCGGGAAACGAAGCTCGCGTGACCAAGGTCGTACCCATCGCGCAGGAGGCGTCGGTCTACAACCTCGTGGTCGACGTCGATCATACGTACTTCGTGGGGCACACGGGGGTGCTGGTTCACAACGGCCAATGCGACGGGCCGGGAGGATCAGGCGCGGGCGGCAACGAAGCGAATGGCGGCGATCCGGCTGCCATTCGGCAAAGTTATGCCAAGGCGCTCGAGGATCTCCGCAACGAAACGC contains these protein-coding regions:
- a CDS encoding HINT domain-containing protein is translated as MSAVEYALLVVAILLVVAGGYRVLGAQNAKSVSVATATLYGHTSSNPSGGGGSIPTGGGGHGSPGGGNVVCEGASCRGPGACFVAGTLVATPSGEHPIESLREGDLVFARGESPDDAVRARPVVRTLVRPAPSLVDVHIVHIDGEHERVRSTPDHPYRTLDRGWSVAGDLVGGDTLIERSGNEARVTKVVPIAQEASVYNLVVDVDHTYFVGHTGVLVHNGQCDGPGGSGAGGNEANGGDPAAIRQSYAKALEDLRNETQARLNQLDEKLKSAQGIREYERIREEGLKEIATWAHGERREVGERHKDATPPEIRELIYQRNEERYGDKLGPSVDYLRRQGKSWESIVDSASRPNQEINASLGVNTPPIPLKIPPPRSPARL